The genome window ACGGCAAGGTGGTGCTGTACCGCTTCGTCGGCGAACGCCCGCCCAGCGGCAAGGTGCCGCTGCTGATCGTCTATGCGCTGGTCAACCGCCCGTACATGGTCGACCTGCAGGCCGACCGCTCGCTGGTGCAGGGCCTGCTGGCGCTGGGCGAGGACGTCTACGTGCTGGACTGGGGCTACCCGGACCGCTCCGAGCGCTACCTGACCCTGGAAGACTATCTGCTGCGCTACATCGACGGCGCGGTGGACCACCTGCGCGCCGCCGGCGACGGTGCGCCGATCAACCTGCTGGGCATCTGCCAGGGCGGCACCTTCTCGCTGTGCTACGCGGCGCTGCAGCCGGAGAAGGTGCGCAACCTGATCACCATGGTCACGCCGGTGGATTTCCACACGCCGGACAACATGCTTTCCAACTGGGCGCGCCAGGTCGACGTCGACCTGTTCGTGGACACGCTGGGCAACGTGCCGGCGGACCTGATGAACATCAGCTACCTGATGCTCAAGCCGTTCCGCCTGAACCTGCAGAAATACGTCGGCCTGCTCGACATCCTCGACGATCCGCGGGCGCTGGAGGACTTCCTGCGCATGGAGAAATGGATCTTCGATTCGCCGGACCTGGCCGGCGAGACCTTCCGCGAGTTCGTCAAGCAGTTCTACCAGGACAACGCGCTGATGCATGGCCGCGCGCGCATCGGCGCACACGCGGTGGACCTGGGCCAGGTCACCATGCCGGTGCTCAACGTCTACGCCGAGCACGACCATCTGGTGCCGCCGGACGCCTCGCGGGCGCTGCGCGGCGTGGTCGGCAGCCGCGACTACGCCGAACTGAGTTTCCGCGGTGGCCACATCGGCATCTATGTCTCCGGCCGCGCCCAGCGCGAAGTGCCGGCGGCGCTGCACCAATGGCTGGCCGAGCGCGATGGCGGGCACTGAGCACCGAGCGCCTCATGCCCTCACGCGGCGCCCGCACCGCTGCGGGTAGAGTGGATCGCCGCCGTTGCTGGAGCTTTCGCCATGTCGCAACCCCGCTCGCTGTCGCGCTCGTTGAACGACCGCATGATCGCGGGCGTGATGGGCGGCATCGCCCACCGTTTCGGCTGGAATCCGACCGTGCTGCGGGTACTGTACGTGGTCGGGTCGATCGTCTCGGCCGCGTTCCCCGGCATCCTGGTCTACCTGATCCTGTGGCTGCTGATTCCCAACGAGGCCGACTGACGCGGCCGCTGCCGCTGGCCTGGCGCCGTGCCGGCATCGCCGCCGGGGTTCTGTGGACCTTGCCCAACACCTTGCTGGGTGTGCTCGCCGGCACGCTCGCGCTGGCTTTCGGCGCGCGCCCGCGCTTCAGTCGCCGCGAGCTGGCGCTGGTGTTCGAACGGGTGCCGTTGCGGCCACGCGGGGCAATGACCCTGGGCAACGTGATCCTGCTCAGCGCCGACGATCTGGACGTGGCCTGCGCCACCTACGAGCACGCCGCCGGTCGCTGCCGGCATCCCGCGGTGCGCCTCGGCGACCACGAACGGGCGCACGTGCTGCAGTACATGCTGTTGGGGCCGCTGTTCCTGCCGGTATACCTGGCCTGCGGCGGGGTCAGCGTGCGCAATCCGCTGGAACGCGCCGCCGATCGTTATGCGCTGCATGGCCGCGGCTGGTGGCCGGGCGGTGGCTGAGTGCATCGCGCCTGCCACCTGACTTTCGCCATGCCCCAGGTTGCCGCGTAGGAGCGGCTTCAGCCGCGACCAGGCGTTACCGGAATGCCGGTCGCGGCTGAAGCCGCTCCTGCGGGTGTATCCATGGTCGTGCCGTCAGTCGAGCCGAGCGAAACCGAACAGGCGCTTGAGCGGATGCGCATGCCGCTCGATCTGCGCGCGCAGCAGGCCGGCGCCGATCATGCTGTAGGTGATGCCGTTGCCGCCGTAGGCCATGGCGAACTGCACGCGCGGGCCGTGCTGCGGGTGCGGGCCGAAGAACGGCAGTCCGTCCTCGGTTTCGGCGAAGGTGCCGGCCCAGGCGAAGGTCGGCTGCAGCTCGAGCCCGGAGATCACCTTGGCGATCTTGCGCGACAGCGTGCGCGCATTGCTGTCGACACGCGCGTCGCGGCGCGCCGGCACGTCGACGCTGTCGTCCTCGCCACCGGCGACGATGCGGCCATTGCCGGTGCTGCGCAGGTACAGATACGGCCGCGCGCTTTCCCAGACCATGGTGTCGTGCAGTGGGCCGAGCGCGGACGGGTCCAGCGGGTCGCTGACGAAGGCTTAGCTGCTGCGGTTGCGCGCCACGCGCTGGTCCAGCCAATGCTGGTTGGCGTAGCCGGCGGCCATCACCACATGGCCGGCGCGCACCTGCACGCCGTGGTCGGTGTGCAGGGTCACGCCGCGGCCGTTGACCACGATCCGCGCGATGCGGGTGCGGTCGTAGACGCCGACGCCGCGGCGGAACGCGCGGCCGAGCAGGCGGTAGGTGAGGCGGTACGGGTCCACCCGCGCCGCCTGGTGGCTGAGGATCGCGCCGTGCGCCTGGATGCCGTAATCGGTGTCCAGGATCTGCGCGTCCAGCCATTCCACGTCCAGGCCGTGCCGCGCACGCACTTCCAGTTCTTCCTGCAGCACCCGCACATGCCGGCGTTTGCTGGCGTAGTACAGGCTGTCGTTCCAGCCGAAGTCGACATCGCGCAGCGGCCGCACCAGGTCGCGCAGCTGCTCCAGCGCCTGCGCGCAGGCGCCGTACGCGAGGGCGGCGGCGGGTTCCCCATAGCGCTTGGCCAGGTCGATCAGGTGGGTGTCGATCTCGTACTGCAGCAAAGCGGTGCTGGCGGCGGTGCTGCCCCAGCCGATGTCGCGCTGCTCCAGGACCGTCACGGCGTGCCCGTGGGTGCTCAGTTCCTCGGCGATCAGCGCGCCGGTAATACCGCCGCCGACGACGGCGACATCGCAGCGCACGTCGTCGCGCAGCTGCGGAAAACTCTGCATGAGGCCATTGCGGACGGACCAGAAGGGATAACCGCTCTTGAGATCCATGGCGCCCCCCGACGCGTAAAGAAGGTGCGACTTACGCGCAGGCCCGGTTAAGTCCGCGTGAGGCGGGGCGGAGGTCATGTTCGG of Xanthomonas sacchari contains these proteins:
- a CDS encoding PspC domain-containing protein — its product is MSQPRSLSRSLNDRMIAGVMGGIAHRFGWNPTVLRVLYVVGSIVSAAFPGILVYLILWLLIPNEAD
- a CDS encoding class III poly(R)-hydroxyalkanoic acid synthase subunit PhaC, with the protein product MKGPLSFSSDDLVQETLELQRKLLEGLRVLPGLDAVDYGATARQEVWRDGKVVLYRFVGERPPSGKVPLLIVYALVNRPYMVDLQADRSLVQGLLALGEDVYVLDWGYPDRSERYLTLEDYLLRYIDGAVDHLRAAGDGAPINLLGICQGGTFSLCYAALQPEKVRNLITMVTPVDFHTPDNMLSNWARQVDVDLFVDTLGNVPADLMNISYLMLKPFRLNLQKYVGLLDILDDPRALEDFLRMEKWIFDSPDLAGETFREFVKQFYQDNALMHGRARIGAHAVDLGQVTMPVLNVYAEHDHLVPPDASRALRGVVGSRDYAELSFRGGHIGIYVSGRAQREVPAALHQWLAERDGGH